In Kaistella sp. 97-N-M2, the sequence CGGTGGAACTGCAAAACGCCGGGATATTGGAAGAATGCAAAGTTGAAGTTCTCGGAACCAAACTTTCAGCCATCAATCAAGCAGAAGACCGTGATTTATTTCGGAATTTGATGCGTGAATTAAATGAACCTGTGCCGGATTCTGATATTGTAAATAACGTTCAATCGGCTTTAGAATTCGCGCACAACATCGGTTATCCCGTGATTGTTCGTCCTGCATTTACCATGGGTGGAACTGGAGGTGGAATTGCTCACAATGATGACGAATTGAAAGAAATCACAAGTTTCGGTTTAAAATATAGTCCAGTTCGTCAGTGTTTGATTGAAAAATCTATCGCCGGTTTCAAGGAAATCGAGTACGAAGTAATGCGCGACAAAAACGACAATGCGATTGTGGTTTGTAATATGGAAAACATTGACGCAGTTGGAGTTCATACCGGAGATTCAATTGTAGTGGCGCCTTCGCAGACACTTTCCGACCGGGAATATCAGATGTTGCGAAATTCTTCGTTAAAAATTATTCGCGCACTTGGAATTGAAGGTGGGTGCAATGTTCAGTTGGCTTTAGATCCCAATTCTTACGATTATTATATCATCGAAGTGAATCCACGGGTTTCGCGTTCCTCGGCTTTGGCGAGTAAAGCAACCGGTTATCCGATTGCGAAAATTGCTGCTAAAATTGCAGTCGGTTTGACATTAGATGAAATCATGAATCCGGTAACAGGAAAAACGTACGCATGTTTCGAACCTGCTTTGGATTATGTGGTGACGAAATTCCCGCGTTTCCCATTTGATAAATTTGAAACTGCTGACCGACGTCTTTCAACACAAATGAAAGCAACCGGCGAAGTTATGGCGATTGGTCGAAATTTCGAGGAATCTCTGCAGAAAGCCATCCGTTCTCTGGAAACAGGTTTAAGACATATCGGGCTGAAATCAAAAGATGCCGCTGCTTTAACGGATAAAGAAATCGAAAGAAGAATCCGGGTTTGTGATGATGAGCGTTTGTTCATTATTGGTGATGCTTTGCGACGGGGTTACGACTGGGAAAAAATAGTAGAGTGGAGCAAGATTGATAAATTCTTCATCTGGAAAATTAAAAAACTCATCGATTTCGAAAAAGTAATTGCGGAAAATAAATTCGACACTGAAACTTTACTTGAAGCCAAGAAATTAGGATTTTCCGACATGAGTATCGCGACTTTATGGGAATCAACTCAAAAAGAAATTTTCGAATTTCGGAAAGAAAACGACGTCATGCCGGTTTACAAAATGGTCGATACCTGCGCTGCAGAATTCGAAAGTGAAACCCCATATTTCTACGGAACTTACGAAGAGGAAAACGAAAGTGTTCCTTCCAATAAAGAAAAAATCATCGTTCTCGGTTCGGGTCCGATTCGGATTGGTCAAGGGGTGGAATTCGATTACGCCACGGTTCACTCGGTTTGGGCGATTAAAGAAATGGGTTACGAAGCGATCATCATTAATAATAATCCGGAAACGGTTTCTACAGATTTCTCGATTTCCGATAAACTCTATTTCGAACCATTGACCGAAGAAGATGTAATGAACATCATCGATCTGGAAAAGCCGAAAGGAGTTGTCGTTCAGTTTGGCGGACAAACCGCAATTAATTTAGCAGATAAATTAGCCGCACACGGTGTTCAAATTTTGGGAACTTCTTTGGAAGATCTGGATCGTGCTGAAAACAGGAATAAATTTGAAGCCGCACTTCAGGAAATGGGAATTCCGCAACCTTTAGGAAAAACCTGTTTTACAAAAGAAGAAGCGTTGGTGATTGCCAATGAAATCGGTTTCCCGGTTTTGGTTCGTCCGAGTTATGTCTTGGGAGGAAGAGCCATGGAAATTGTTTATGATGAGCATGAACTTTCTCATTACATGACGAATGCGGTGAAAGAAAATTCGGAACATCCGATTCTGATTGACCGATATTTAACCGGAAAAGAAGTTGAAGTTGATGCGATCTGCGATGGTGAAACCGTGGTGATTCCAGGGATTATGGAACATATCGAAAGAGCTGGAGTTCACTCTGGAGATTCGATTGCCGTTTATCCGCCCCAAAATATTAACGCTGAACAGATCGCAACTTTGGTAGATTATACCGAAAGATTAGCAAAAGGGTTGAATGTAATCGGTTTAATGAACATTCAATATGTCCTTTTTGAAGGCGGAGTGTATGTGATTGAGGTCAATCCAAGATCGAGTAGAACCGTTCCTTTTTTATCAAAAATCACTGAAATTCCGATGGCGAATTTAGCCACGAAAGTAATACTCGGACAAAAATTAAAAGATCTCGGATACAAAAACGGTTTGGCTCCAGTGAAAGATGGAGTTTACGTAAAAGTTCCGGTCTTCTCTTTTTCAAAACTAACGAGAGTTGATATTTCCCTCGGACCAGAAATGAAATCCACCGGAGAAGTGATGGGGAAAGACACGACTTTAGAAAAAGCTTTGTACAAAGGTTTGATTGGTGCGGGAAGAAAAATGCCTTTACATGGCTCAATTCTTTTCACTGTTGCCGATAAACACAAAGAAGAAGCCTGCGAACTCGCCCGGAGATTTCAGGAAATCGGTTTCAGAATCTGGGCAACGGAAGGAACCGCAAACTATTTTGAACAACACGGCGTCCGCACAAAAATCGGTTATAAGATTGAAGAAAATCCAGAAATCAATTTGATCGATTTAATTCAAACCGGAAAAGTTCAGTACATCGTCAACACCATGACCAAAGGAAAACAGTCTGAAAGAGACGGTTTCCAGATCCGCCGAACCTCTGTCGAAAATGGCGTTCCTTGTTTAACTTCAATGGATACGGTGGAAGCAATTTTGAAGGTGATTGAAAGTATGAGTTTTAAAATGGAGATGATGTAAAAACAGATGTGATTTCATAGACATTAATAAAAGAAAACGGGCGAAGAAATTCTCCCGTTTTTTTTGTTGAATTAGTTGTTTTTCCTTTTAATATAAAATTTTGTTTATACCTTGTATAAAATCTTTTTTCATGAATCTTTGGGAACGCCGCATTTATTTTCTCAATCTTGCCGCAGAACATTTGCTCCTGTCTTTGGGTTCACTGGTAGCGGTGACTTTCCTCGGAATTCTTATCGGCGTTTTTGTTTTTTATTCCTCCAAAAGCCGGAAAATAATTCTTCCTTTAATTAACTTTTTGTACACCATTCCGTCCATCGCCATGTTTGGTTTGCTCATTCCTTTGGTGGGAATTGGTTTAAAAAATGCCTTGATTGTTCTAATTTTATATGGCTTGCTTCCGATGGTCCGAAGTACCTATTCCGGTATGAAAGAAGTTCCTGAACAATTGGTGGAAGCCGCAGAAGGTTTAGGTTCCACGCCGACACAGGTTTTCAGAAATATTTATTTTCCGCTTGCTTTGCCGTCGATTTTATCGGGTTTACGAATTACTGTGGTTATGATTGTGGCCTTAACAGGTTTAGCAGCACTCATCGGTGCGGGCGGTTTGGGACAGGCCATTTTTCGCGGTTTAAATACCATGAATACAGGACTGATCGTCGCTGGTTCTTTGGGAATTTCGCTCTTTGCCATTTTAGGCGATCAATGGATCGGCCAGTTTGAAAAAAAGGCAAGTTTACTTCACCTCATTTCCAAAAATGCAACTCCAAAACAGAAAAGAAGGATCATTTTCCCAACAGTATTGGTTTTAATTTTCACCCTCGGCGCGCTGATTTATTTAAACCCTTTAGAAAAGGAGAACAGCAAAACCATTGTAGTTGCCTCAAAACCGACGAGCGAACAGTTTATTCTGGGCGAAATAATCGCGCAGCGTATTGAAAATAATACCGATATTCAGGTCATCCGGAAGTTTGGGATCGGCGGCGGAACAACCAATATTCAGCCTGCAATGCTGTCCGGTGATTTGGATGTGTATGTAGAATACACCGGAACGGCTTGGTTAAATGTCGTAAAGAAAGACTTGCCGGAAAATCATCTCATCGATTTCACAAAACTGGGTAAGCTATATGAAGAAAATTACGACCTGAAATGGCTCGGACTATTGGGTTTTAATAATACGTACGGTTTAGCCATCGGAAAAGATCATCCAGAAAGCCAAAGTATTACAACTTATTCCGATCTCGCGGCGAGAAGTAAGGATTTTATTTTCGGTGCAGAATTCGATTTTTTTGAAAGAAGCGATGCTTTTCCCGGTTTGAAAAAAGTTTATCCTTTTCACTTTAAAAGTCTAGAAGAAATGGATATCAATCTTCGGTATCAGGCTTTCAAACAGGGAAAAATTAATGCTGTCGACATTTTCACCACCGATGCGCAAATCAAAAGATTAAATTTGAAAGTTCTAAGCGATGATAAAAATTACTTTCCCAGCTACGAAGCCGGCATTGTAATCCGAGAAGAAATCATTAAAAAATACCCTGAAGTGGAAAAGCTTTTATTCGATTTAAAAGGGAAAATCTCCACCGAAAAAATGCAAGAACTGAATTACGAAGTGGAAATTCTAAAGAAAAGTCCGGCAGAAGTTGCCCAAGAGTTTCTAAAAACTTTAAAATATTAAAATGGAAAACAGCAAAACAATTTCTGTTGAAAATATCAGTTTTTCCTATGGTTCCCAAAAAATTCTGGACGGTTTTTCGGCGGATTTCGAGAAGGGAAGTTTTACCTGCATTTTGGGGGAAAGCGGTAGCGGGAAATCAACCTTGTTGCGTATCATTAATGGCTTATTACTTCCGCAGGATGGAAGCGTGAAAATTGAAAACGACCTTTTAACTCCCGAAAATCTCATTCAAAAACGACTGGAAATGGGTTATGTGCTGCAGGGAAATTCCCTTTTTCCGCATCTCACCGTTTTCCAAAATATGGCCTACTGCTTAAAAATTTTAAAGAAATCAGATGTTTTTTGTAAAGAAAAAATTGCGGAACTGCTTCCTTTGGTTGGCCTTAAAGAAGATTTATTACCTAAATTCCCCGATGAAATCAGCGGCGGACAAAAACAGCGCGTCGGCATCATCCGCGCCATCGCGCACGATCCGAAAATAGTTTTAATGGATGAACCTTTTTCGGCATTAGACAGCGAAACGCGCGATAAACTGCAGCTTTTAGTAAAGGATATTCATCAAAAATTACAAACTACTTTTGTGATGGTTACTCATTCCAGACCGGAAGCCGAAATTCTTGCTACGCATCTTTTAGAACTTTAAATTTGAATGCCCACAGTTTGCAACTTTCAAATTTCAGGAGACCGCTTTCAGTAAAGGCTAATTAATTTTGCGCGTCGAATCCTTATATAATGCTCAAAATTACAGCATCGTTTACAATAAATATATATGAGTAAAAATTTCTTAAAATTTGTTAAAGTTGCTTGCAATAAACGCCTGTGGCATTTTTATTGTCTCTCCATTTCCATCTTTAAATATAACACTAACATTAAAATTTAATTATGGAAAATTCAACGAACTACAGACCAGATTACAGAAACGACTATGTATCCAAAGTTTTTAGCACCAGAGAAGAAGCAGACCAAGCTTACAATCACCTGTACGACAGAGGATATTCGAAAGATGACATCAATGTAATGATGTCTGACAGCACCAGAGACCGATATTTCAAAGATCACAACAATAACGATTCCGAACTCGGAAATAAAGTTGCTGAAAATGCAGAAACCGGATCTTTGATTGGTGGTGGTATTGGAGCCGTAGTTGGGGCTATTGCAGCAATCGGATCAAATGTATTATTGCCTGGTTTAGGTTTAATTATAGCCGGACCGTTAGCAGCAGGACTTGCAGGAGCAGGAGCGGGAGCGGCCACAGGCGGTTTAATTGGCGCACTAACAGGAATGGGTGTTCCGGAAGAAGAAGCGACGAGATACAGAGACGATATTAAAGACGGCGGAATCTACATGGGATTCAAACCGAGACATGAAGAAGATGCACGTGATACTTATGACAGATGGTATTCTAATGATTCCAGAAGTTTGTAGAAATCGTCAGTACAATATAAAATCCGTCCCGAAAATTTTCGGGACGGATTGTTTTATGTTTGTTAAAAAGGGACGATTATTAAATGGTTCCCATAACGTACATTTCTTCCATGGTTGGCGTCGCATTTCCACCTTCTTTTTCTAAAGTGATCGCGAATGCCTGCGGAGTCTCCACCGATTTCATGGATTGCACGGTAGATTTATCCTGTGGGTTATACATTCCCATGTCCACCGGTTTACCATCTACGATGGCCCAAAGCTGATATTGTTTTCCGCTTGGTGCTGCGGGTAAATTCTTAACATCGAGATATACCTTTTTTGAAGTGTCCCAGTAGACTTCAGCGAGCATATCGGGATGGTTTTCAACGCCTTTCAGCTGAATTTTCTTCGCATCTTTTAAAATTGCGTTCATTTCCTCCAGGCTCGAAATTTTCGTGGACAGTTCCGTATTGTTGTTCGCGATCTGCTCCAACTGGGCGTTTTTGGAATTCACTTCATATCCAAGATATCCCAAGCCGAATAACAGAGCAACAGACGCTGCTTTCATCCAAACCGGAATAGCGTAATTTCTGTCTTTTTCGTTCCTCTCGGAATTCAGTGGAATAATTTTCGCGGCGGTCTGCGCGGGTTTACCAAATTCTATTTTTTTCAGAATTTCGGCTTTAAGATAAGTGGGTGGTTGTATGGCCTGCTCCGTGGCCAATCTTTCTATTGTTTGCTGCACTTCTAAAACTGCTTTTTTAACTTCAGCGTTATTAATCATCACACATTCCAAGATCGCGGCTTCCTCAGGAGAAATTGTTCCCATGGCATAAGCTTCGATGACGCCTGATGATATGTAAGTTTTTATATCCACGATTATTTTAGAAAGAAAAATAAAATGATTACTTTAAAATCTTTCAGTATATTTTTTAATTCTATTAAAGCAGCTCTTGTTCTTGTTTTTACGGTTCCAAGCGGAATTCCCAATTCTTCAGCAATTTCCTCCTGCGTAAAACCTCCGAAGTAAGCTTTATTAATAAGTATTCTGTAGTCTTCCCGCAGGGTGTTCACACCTCTTTCAACTTCGTTGAATTCATGTTTCTGCTCTGTAGAAAGGTTTACCTCATTATTTACGAAGTCGGGGATGCTTTGGTTTTTCAGATCGTTTTGAAAAGATTTGGATTTCAGTCTGTCGATGGCAGCATTTCTTGCAATATTCAGCATCCACGTATAAAGTGAACCCTTGCTTTGGTCGAAGCTGGCAACGGAGTTCCAGATTTTCACAAACACGTCCTGCAACACTTCATTCGATTCCTCCTGATATTGTACTACCCGAAAAATTACCCCATACAAAGCACCGGCATAATTATCATACAGATAATTAAAGCCGTGTTCATCTCTATTCAATAATAAAGACAGAAGTTCTTCTGTGGAAAGGGATTCTTTTTTCAATGGAGTTAATCGCCCTCAAAAATAGTTCTTTTTAATTTATCTTCAAAAACCATTGCGAATAATTTTGCGTATATCTATTCATAATCATCAAAATGAAATATCTTTTCAAAATATCTGCAGCGCTTTTACTAGGAACTTTAAGTTTTCAAAAAATCGACGCGCAAAAGATTCAAAAAGTAAACGGTAAAAATAGCGTTAACCCTTACTATTCCCGCACCGACACAAAAATCCTAAAAGTCTCGAATGCAAACTGGAAAAAAGTACTGAATGAAAATCTGTATGCTGTTTCCAGACTGAACAATACCGAAATGGCTTTTACCGGCAAATACAATAATTTCGATGGGCTCGGAACATATTACTGCGCGGCCTGCGGCAATGCACTTTTTAAATCAGATGCCAAATTTGCCAGTACGTGTGGCTGGCCCAGTTTTTTCGAAACCATCCGTCCGCAGTCGGTCATTTTTAAAAGGGACGACTCCTATAATATGAAACGAACTGAAGTGCTATGCGGACGATGCGATGCGCGTTTAGGCCATGTTTTCGACGACGGACCAAAACCTACGCGCAAAAGATTCTGCATGAATTCGATTTCACTGGAGTTCGAACCGTTAAATAAATCACAAAAGTAAATCCAAACGAAACCAGCCTTCGTAAATGATAGTAACACAAATCAATATATAAACATTAAAATTTTTTATTATGAACTTCTCAAAAATCACGACGGCCGCGCTCGCCCTGACCATGACTTTAACAATTGGATGTAATGCCAATAACATGTCGATGGCGAACAAAGAAAAAACGGTAATGGTTGGTGGAGCAGCG encodes:
- the carB gene encoding carbamoyl-phosphate synthase large subunit; its protein translation is MKRTDIKTILVIGSGPIIIGQAAEFDYAGTQACLSLREEGYKVILINSNPATIMTDVEIADKVYIEPISLEFVSHIIRKERPDALLPTLGGQTGLNMAVELQNAGILEECKVEVLGTKLSAINQAEDRDLFRNLMRELNEPVPDSDIVNNVQSALEFAHNIGYPVIVRPAFTMGGTGGGIAHNDDELKEITSFGLKYSPVRQCLIEKSIAGFKEIEYEVMRDKNDNAIVVCNMENIDAVGVHTGDSIVVAPSQTLSDREYQMLRNSSLKIIRALGIEGGCNVQLALDPNSYDYYIIEVNPRVSRSSALASKATGYPIAKIAAKIAVGLTLDEIMNPVTGKTYACFEPALDYVVTKFPRFPFDKFETADRRLSTQMKATGEVMAIGRNFEESLQKAIRSLETGLRHIGLKSKDAAALTDKEIERRIRVCDDERLFIIGDALRRGYDWEKIVEWSKIDKFFIWKIKKLIDFEKVIAENKFDTETLLEAKKLGFSDMSIATLWESTQKEIFEFRKENDVMPVYKMVDTCAAEFESETPYFYGTYEEENESVPSNKEKIIVLGSGPIRIGQGVEFDYATVHSVWAIKEMGYEAIIINNNPETVSTDFSISDKLYFEPLTEEDVMNIIDLEKPKGVVVQFGGQTAINLADKLAAHGVQILGTSLEDLDRAENRNKFEAALQEMGIPQPLGKTCFTKEEALVIANEIGFPVLVRPSYVLGGRAMEIVYDEHELSHYMTNAVKENSEHPILIDRYLTGKEVEVDAICDGETVVIPGIMEHIERAGVHSGDSIAVYPPQNINAEQIATLVDYTERLAKGLNVIGLMNIQYVLFEGGVYVIEVNPRSSRTVPFLSKITEIPMANLATKVILGQKLKDLGYKNGLAPVKDGVYVKVPVFSFSKLTRVDISLGPEMKSTGEVMGKDTTLEKALYKGLIGAGRKMPLHGSILFTVADKHKEEACELARRFQEIGFRIWATEGTANYFEQHGVRTKIGYKIEENPEINLIDLIQTGKVQYIVNTMTKGKQSERDGFQIRRTSVENGVPCLTSMDTVEAILKVIESMSFKMEMM
- a CDS encoding ABC transporter permease/substrate-binding protein, with protein sequence MNLWERRIYFLNLAAEHLLLSLGSLVAVTFLGILIGVFVFYSSKSRKIILPLINFLYTIPSIAMFGLLIPLVGIGLKNALIVLILYGLLPMVRSTYSGMKEVPEQLVEAAEGLGSTPTQVFRNIYFPLALPSILSGLRITVVMIVALTGLAALIGAGGLGQAIFRGLNTMNTGLIVAGSLGISLFAILGDQWIGQFEKKASLLHLISKNATPKQKRRIIFPTVLVLIFTLGALIYLNPLEKENSKTIVVASKPTSEQFILGEIIAQRIENNTDIQVIRKFGIGGGTTNIQPAMLSGDLDVYVEYTGTAWLNVVKKDLPENHLIDFTKLGKLYEENYDLKWLGLLGFNNTYGLAIGKDHPESQSITTYSDLAARSKDFIFGAEFDFFERSDAFPGLKKVYPFHFKSLEEMDINLRYQAFKQGKINAVDIFTTDAQIKRLNLKVLSDDKNYFPSYEAGIVIREEIIKKYPEVEKLLFDLKGKISTEKMQELNYEVEILKKSPAEVAQEFLKTLKY
- a CDS encoding ABC transporter ATP-binding protein, whose protein sequence is MENSKTISVENISFSYGSQKILDGFSADFEKGSFTCILGESGSGKSTLLRIINGLLLPQDGSVKIENDLLTPENLIQKRLEMGYVLQGNSLFPHLTVFQNMAYCLKILKKSDVFCKEKIAELLPLVGLKEDLLPKFPDEISGGQKQRVGIIRAIAHDPKIVLMDEPFSALDSETRDKLQLLVKDIHQKLQTTFVMVTHSRPEAEILATHLLEL
- a CDS encoding anti-sigma factor domain-containing protein; its protein translation is MDIKTYISSGVIEAYAMGTISPEEAAILECVMINNAEVKKAVLEVQQTIERLATEQAIQPPTYLKAEILKKIEFGKPAQTAAKIIPLNSERNEKDRNYAIPVWMKAASVALLFGLGYLGYEVNSKNAQLEQIANNNTELSTKISSLEEMNAILKDAKKIQLKGVENHPDMLAEVYWDTSKKVYLDVKNLPAAPSGKQYQLWAIVDGKPVDMGMYNPQDKSTVQSMKSVETPQAFAITLEKEGGNATPTMEEMYVMGTI
- a CDS encoding RNA polymerase sigma factor, whose amino-acid sequence is MKKESLSTEELLSLLLNRDEHGFNYLYDNYAGALYGVIFRVVQYQEESNEVLQDVFVKIWNSVASFDQSKGSLYTWMLNIARNAAIDRLKSKSFQNDLKNQSIPDFVNNEVNLSTEQKHEFNEVERGVNTLREDYRILINKAYFGGFTQEEIAEELGIPLGTVKTRTRAALIELKNILKDFKVIILFFFLK
- the msrB gene encoding peptide-methionine (R)-S-oxide reductase MsrB — protein: MKYLFKISAALLLGTLSFQKIDAQKIQKVNGKNSVNPYYSRTDTKILKVSNANWKKVLNENLYAVSRLNNTEMAFTGKYNNFDGLGTYYCAACGNALFKSDAKFASTCGWPSFFETIRPQSVIFKRDDSYNMKRTEVLCGRCDARLGHVFDDGPKPTRKRFCMNSISLEFEPLNKSQK